The sequence below is a genomic window from Aureispira sp. CCB-E.
GGAAAAATTACAACTAAGTCTTTGGATAATGTCGTTGCCTTGCCTAGAAAGCTACTTATCAATAATAATAAGGTATATGTTGTCAAAGAGGGAAAACTAGACCTCCAACAAATTGAAGTGGTGAAAGTTGACAACAATCAAATGTACGTTCGAGGTGTGGAAGACGGGACAGAGTTATTGGCACAATCTGTTTTAGGTGCCTACCAAGGTATGCCTGTCCAAGTAATTCAGTAAAATCAATCATAAATGAAAAACGCAATACAATATTTTATAAAATACCACATCACAGCAGATGTATTGCTGCTTTTGATTGGTATACTGGGAGTGCTTTCTGCTATTAATATTCAACGCAGCCAGTTCCCTAGGGTAGAAAGTCGAGAAATCGTTATCGAAACGACTTATATTGGTGCCTCTCCTACTGAAGTAGAAAAGGGAATTACCATAAAAATAGAGGAAGAAATTGATGGATTAGAAGGGATCAAAAAAGTTAGTTCTACCTCTGTCGAAAACTTATCAACGGTCAATGTTGAAATTTTTAGCAACTACAAAATTGAAAATGTCTTAAGCGATGTCAAAAATGCGATTGACCGAGTCAATACATTTCCTGATGACGCCGAAACGCCTGTTATTTACAAAAGAGAGCGAACAGATGCCGCAGCAGATATTATGATTAGTGGCGATGTTGATTTAAAAACACTCAAAGAGTTTGCAGAAAGAGCAGAGCAAGAATTATTGGCAAAAAAGAACATCTCTAAAGTAATCGTATCGGGCTATCCTGACGAGGAAATCGAGATTGCTATTCGAGAAAACGCTTTAGATGCTTATCAATTAACATTTGAAGATGTTGCCCGTGCTGTTCAAGGTTCCAATGTCGAATTGACGGGAGGAAATCTAGAAATGGGTAGTACTAAAATTACGATTCGTGCAGAAAATAAAGCCTACTATGCCGAGCAACTTGAAAACATTATCATTCAAACAAGTTCTAGTGGTACCAATATTCTCCTAAAAGATATCGCTGATATTAAGAACCAATGGGCAGATGTTCCACAACGAGAATTTTACAATGGCAAACCTGCTGTAAAAATTCAGGTGATGAGTCGTTTGAGTGAGGATATTATTACAACGGCTACCGAATCAAAAGAGTTTATAGAAGAATTTAATAACGAAAACACAATTGTTGAAGCCTTTTTGCTTCGAGATGGAAGTATTGGTATTCAACAACGTACAGAGTTATTGGTCAACAATGGATTGATTGGATTTGTTTTGGTATTGCTACTATTAGGCTTGTTTTTAAAACCAAGAATTGCCTTTTGGGTCGCCTTGAGTATTCCTATTTCTATTGCAGGAATGTTTATAATCATGCCTTTTTCTACAGTTAACATCAATATGTTGTCACTATTTGGGTTAATCTTAGTTATTGGTATTTTGGTAGACGATGGGGTTGTTATTGCTGAAAATATTTTCCAGAAATACGAGAAAGGAATTCCTGCCAAACAAGCCGCCATAGAAGGTGTAATGGAGGTCTTGCCTTCTGTTATCTCTGCTGTTATTACAACTTGTTGGTTCTTTATGCTCTTCTTTTTGATTGAAGGGCAAATGGGAGACTTTATGTCTAATATTGCCTTTGTCGTTATCTGTACCCTACTCTTTTCTCTAATTGAGGGCTTCTTTATCTTGCCTGCACATGTTGCGCATTCCAAAGATTTAGAGCATGGGAATAAGAAAAACGTTCTAGAAAAAACCAGTACCGCATTTTTTGACTTTCTAAAAGACAAAGTTTATGGTCCTACCCTTCGTTTTTGTATCAACAACAAAATGATTTCTATTTCTGTAGGCATTGTTATCTTGGTTCTATGCGGTAACTTAGTAAAAGGAGGGATTGTAAAAGTTACTTTCTTCCCTAATGTAGATCAGGATAATGTAGTGGTTGCCTTAAAATTACCAGCAGGAACAACAGAAGAGGTTACTCAAGGTCTTTTGACAAAAATTGAAAAAGAGGCATGGAAACTAAACACGGAACTATCCGCTCAACGAGAAGATGGTCAAATGCTAGTACAGTCAATTGCTCGTTCTATTAGCAATAGCCCTAACGAAGGAAGCTTGTTTATTTCTCTGTTAGATGGAGAAACTAGAAATATGCTAAGTTCTGATTTTGGAAATCAACTGCGTGATAAGGTTGGAAAAGTCTACGAAGCAGAAAGCTTAACCTATGGGCAAAAATCTATTTTTGGTGCTGCTATCCAAGTCGGTTTTGTTGGTGAAAACATGGAGGAATTGCGCAAAGCAAAAGATGAATTCAAAGAGATTTTGGAAGCCGATAGTCGTCTCAAAAATGTTGAAGACAACGACCAAAAAGGAGGGCTAGAATTTCATATAGAACTATTGCCTAAAGCTCGTGCATTGGGCGTTGATATTTCAACCGTCATTCGCCAAATTCGCCAAGGCTATTTTGGTTACGAAGTGCAACGATTGCAACGTGGCACTGATGAGGTTAAGGTCTGGTTGCGATACACCAACCAAGAAAGAGAATCGTTCAGTCAATTGCTCAACATGAAAATTAGAGTGGGGCAAAATACGTATCCTTTAAAAGAACTGGTCAAACTAGAACAAAAACGAGTGGCGTTGAAGATTTCTCACGTCAATAACCAAGCAAAAATGGAGGTTAGTGCTTCTTTGAACGATCCCAATGCCTCGGCTACAGAAATTTTTGACGAAGCAAAAGATGAAATTGTTCCAACTATCTTGGCAAAACACCCTAGCGTACAGGTTATTTATGAAGGTCAGAGCGAACGAGCAGGTGATACAACCTCCTCCATGAAACGTTGGTTGCCAGTTATTTTGTTACTTGTCTTTTTTACAGTGGTTTTGACTTTCCGTTCGTTCTTTCAAGCGGCAATAGTTTTACTCTTAATTCCATTTGCTTTTATTGGAGTGGTAACAGGACACTGGATTCACAATCTACCAATCAGTATGTTGTCTCTTTTTGGTATATTGGCCGTTGCAGGAGTTGTGATTAACGATAGTTTGGTTTTGGTGAGTACCATGAACCGTTTGTTAAAAGATGGTTTGAGTTTTATGGATGCTGTTTATGAGGCTAGTATTTCCCGCTTCCGCCCAATCTTACTAACTTCTGTTACGACTGTCGCTGGACTACTGCCTATTGTTCTAGAAACCAGTTTGCAAGCACAGTTTGTTATTCCTATGGCGGTATCCTTAGCCTATGGATTATTGTCCGCTACCTTTATCATGTTATTAATGCTGCCACCATTGTTGGTCGTTGTTAATAACCTCCGTAGAGGATGGAGATGGCTTTGGGAAGGAGAAAAAGTAGCGCCTAGAGCTGTTGAACCTAGTGTTCTAGAAGAGGAGGAAGAATAATTTTAAACTTTTTAATACAAAAAGGTTAGCCAATTACTAAGCATTACTCCGTTAAAACCACGCAGTAGCACCGCAGGTAACTAAGCTTGCGATCTCATGACCGCAGGGAACTAGCCTTGCGCTCTCATGAGCGTAGCGAATAATAATCAACGGAGTATTAACTAAAAAGATATAACATGAAATTTAAAAGCATCATTATGGCGTTCTTATGGAGTAGCCCTATATTAATGCTAGCTCAACAACAGCCTATTCAATTGGACGATGTCGTTCAAACGGCTATAGAAAATAATTTTAATATTAAAATTGCTAAAAATAATATAGAAGTAGCTGCCACTAATGCCACTATTGGCGCCGCTGGTTTTTTGCCTACCATTGATTTTTCGGGGGGCTATACTTATTCTAATAATAATAGCAAGACGACCTTTTCTGGTAATATTCCTGATCAAAATGAACCCGCAGCAGCTTCTCACAACTTTAATGCAAATCTAAATTTGCGCTATACTATTTTTGATGGTCTAAAACCTGTTTATCAATTAAAAAAGTCAAAGGTAGATGTTCAGTTGAGCAATACGCAATATCAACAGCAGATTGAAACGACTATTTATAACGTCATTCAAGCCTACTACAACTTAGCTTTGTTGCAAGAAGATTATAGAATTGCTACTGAAAAATTAGAGCTAACAAAAATTCAACTCAAGCGCATTGAAACACAACGAAAATATGGTCAGGGTTCTGAAGTAGAACGCTTGAATTTATTGACCTCTTATAACAGCGATAGCACGCAATTGCTACGTCTTAAATTAAATATGCGCCAAGCTGTCCGACAGTTAAATAAAGCTCTAGGAACAGAGGAAGTTGCTGATGACGCTATTGTTCAAGTAGATACAGAACTAGACTTGTCCTTAAACTATGAAACGGTCAAAGAAGCTGCCTTAAAAAATAACTTAATGGTGATTTCAGCTCAGCAAAATATTGAAAAAGCAAACCTTGATTACCAAATAACTAAAACGGAATTGTTTCCTAAACTAAATACAACGATTACGTATGGTTATAATGGTTCTAGGAATGACGTTGGTATTGTAAAAACAAGCGATGCCTTTGGTCCTAGCGTCAATTTAGGATTGACCTATACCATTTATGGTGCAGGTGCGGTCAAACGTGCTAAGATTCAAAATCGCCTAAATATTAAAAATCAAGAACTCAATCTAGAATTGGTTCAATATGATATTGAGCAAAGCGTTAAAGATGCTTATTCGAACCATGAAAACAATATGGCCTTAATCCCTCTGGAAGAGAGCAATGTAGTCATTAGTAAGCAAAGTTTTGATCGTATTACTAAAGCCTACAATTTAGGGCAAGCGAGTCTCTTAGATTATCAACGTGCCGAGCTCAATTATATACAAGCTCAAAAACAAGTCATTACAGCAAAATACAATGCCAAATTATCAGAATGGGAATTGCGTCGCTTAGCAGGTACTATTGCCAAATAAAGAGGAATTTCTAGTAAAACCATTTTAAAACTATAAACATTCATCATCAGTTCGTTCATAGTTTTAAAATGGTTTATTCTTACACTTCACCAATCTAAAAAACAATGCTTTTCTTAGAAAAAAACGGCTATCAACTGCTGCCCCTCTTTATTTCTGAGGCTACTCTACAAACACTACAATCGTGCAGCATAGCATTGGAGGGGGCTTCACCAAATATCCGAAAAAATGTCTTTTGCCATTCTACTAGTATAAAACCTATTTTTAAGCAAATCGAAACCAGTTTAAAGCACAAAGGATTGCCTTGTTTTATGACAGATTATTGCTTTTATCTATCCAAGTCTAAGCAAGAAAATTGGCCCTTACAATTTCACCAAGACATTAATCTTCCTGCTTATTTACAATTGGATCATTCTCAAAAAGAATTGTGGTTAAATCAAGGCTTTTGGGTGCGAATCAACTTAGATTTCAATGATCGTCAAACGGGTGCCTTAAAAGTAATTCCTCAAAGTCACTTAAAAGGAAAAAACAGTCCTTTTTCTAAAGAAGAGGTTGTCTTTTTAGATGCAAACGCAAGGGATGTTATTTTATTTAGTCCCCTACTCTATCATGGTTCAGATAGAATGCAACAAACTGCTCAAAGGCGTGTTTTCCAATGCTTTTTTCAGAAATCTACTTTTAATTCCCCCCAATAGCTACTTAAGTAATCGTTCAAAAAAATAGCAAGTCAAACGATCTTATTTTTTGTTATTATTTTTTCTGACCACTTACTTAACTAATTTTAAAGCACCATAACTTTGATATAACATACACAAGATTTCGGCATATACCACCACTTTTTGGGCAACTGCCTGTAAATACAAAGCCTCATTAGAATGCCAAGCATTGGTAGCATAAAACATGATAGCTATTTGTATCGCTAAAACGATAGCAAAAACAGCCATTGCAACAGCATAACGATTGGGATATGCTTGCTCTCTTAAAATAGCTAAGGTATAAAAAAGGGTCATCGCCAAAAACGCTAAAAAACCTACTCGCACATACAAACGATGTCCCCAATAGTCAATATCCCAAGGAACTTGCCCAATTCCAATATAGCTTGCGCCTGCCAAAACACCAAAAATCATAGTCAGCAATCCAAACACTTTGGCAGTAGGTTGGGTAAATAAATTGGGCAAAGCCACAAAAAAGACCATCAAACAAGTTCCTCCTATCCCCAACGCTGTCTTAAAAATCCAATGCGTCAACCAATTGGAAGTATGGTTAAACGTAACTGTCCGACCTAAGTCACTAAAAAAATTATATAAAAAGGAATAATGCTCTAGATAAGGCTCGTGCAACGTTCCTCCTGGATAAACTAGCATTGCTACAAGAGTCAATATAATAAATTGCAAGGCACCAAAAACACCTAAAGTATAGCAACGTTTCTGCCAAATTGTTGTCATGTATTTAGTAATAATAGTACGTCACCATTATGAGGTGTTTATCTCATGAACTTCGTTTTATAAGTACTGTGCAGTTGATAATAAAAACCGTAGCACAAAACATAATAAATTTAGTAACATTCTTATTTATCGCTTTGATAACTCATAGCAATATTCATAATCCGAAGTAGATTCTTCAACTCTCAAATGATGATTGATGTTTATATTTTGAACTTCCCAAACGTAATGAATTAAGCCCCCCGCTTGATCTGCTAAGGCAATCGAAATAATGTATTCTGTAACACTATCTCCATCGTCATCTGTTCCGTCAACAGATCTAATGTCCCAAATTCCTTCTAATTGATCACCATTAGATTCTGTGTAGTAAGCTGTTTTATCTTTCTCAAATCTAATCAAATCCCCTTCGTAGTGAGAAAAAATAGATTGGTGCCCAGCAAAGGCTTGATAAGAACGTTGGCTAGCACTTGTAAATTCCCAAGTTCCCTCTATGTTCATTTCTATACGATCAAAGGTATCTTTTCGACAATTGGAAAATGTGCAAATAATTAAGGCAAGTAGTAGTACTAATTTTGGCATGAAGTGTATTTTTAAGGACATTATACAAAGCCAAAAAGGTTTTCAACCTTATACTAGTAGTTCGTTGATTACCTGCGGTGCTACTTCGTGGTAGCTTCCTGCGGTCGTGAGATCGCTATCGCTTAGCTGTTTACTTTTTCACCAAAAAGATAAAAAAGCACATTTATATTAGTTTAATAATCAAAATTTTAACACAAAATGCGATAAAGTCATAACTTATTAATTATCAACTGCGCAGCACTCACGAAGTACCACGCAGTAGCAGCGCAGCTAAACTAATAAAGTTTAGCTGCGCTGCTACTGCGTGGTTTCAACGAACTATTGCTATACGGTTATTAACTTATTCAGATCTATATAATGTAGAGTGAATGAAAAGGCGTTCTTAATAATTTTTAGAACCAAATTTCATACCTCCTTCTCAACTCCTCAACACTTTAACTATCCCTATACACAAAGATTAACATTTCTAAGCTCTCTGACCATTCAGTAAATCGAAAAAACTGGTGCTAGTTTAAAAATCAGCTACACTACTACTCCGTTTACAATATATGAGAAAAATCTTGCCAGTAGCGCGTTCTAGGCACCTCTGCTTCACAAAGCACCTCTTCATTTGAAATCGGGTCTCTAAATTGCAGTTGCCAAGCATGCAAACAAATAGCCAAAGGAAGGTGTTTTTTGGTGGCACCATACTTTTCGTCTCCTATGATAGGACAGCCTATAAAGCCAAATTGCGCTCGAATTTGATGAAAACGACCTGTCTGTAATTCTATTTTGACAAGGTGACCATTAGCACTTGATTTTAAAAGCTCGTAAGACAAAGTACACTGTACACTACCTTTCTTATTTTCCTTAAAAATATCTGCTCGTTTTGCTTTTTGGTTTTTGACCAAATAGTGCCGCAACGTTCCTGCCTTGTTTGGTGGCTCATTCTCAAGGATAGCTAGATACGTTTTTTTTATTTTTCGACTACTCAACTGATCATTGAGTTTTTTAAGGCTATTCTTCTTTTTGGCAAATACCATGGTACCACTTGTAACCCGATCCAAACGGTGTACAACGCCGACAAAAGCAGCATTTTTAGGTTTTGTTGGTGCCTTGAAGTTCTTTCGATTCTTTGATGCAGCAACCTGATTACGCTCCAAACTGTATGGAGTTCGTTTGCCTGTTGTTAGATACTCTTCTACTAAGGATTCTACTGTAATTATCTCGAAAGGATTTCTTTCTGTAATTAAACCTGCTCTTTTATTAATAACAAT
It includes:
- a CDS encoding efflux RND transporter permease subunit; this encodes MKNAIQYFIKYHITADVLLLLIGILGVLSAINIQRSQFPRVESREIVIETTYIGASPTEVEKGITIKIEEEIDGLEGIKKVSSTSVENLSTVNVEIFSNYKIENVLSDVKNAIDRVNTFPDDAETPVIYKRERTDAAADIMISGDVDLKTLKEFAERAEQELLAKKNISKVIVSGYPDEEIEIAIRENALDAYQLTFEDVARAVQGSNVELTGGNLEMGSTKITIRAENKAYYAEQLENIIIQTSSSGTNILLKDIADIKNQWADVPQREFYNGKPAVKIQVMSRLSEDIITTATESKEFIEEFNNENTIVEAFLLRDGSIGIQQRTELLVNNGLIGFVLVLLLLGLFLKPRIAFWVALSIPISIAGMFIIMPFSTVNINMLSLFGLILVIGILVDDGVVIAENIFQKYEKGIPAKQAAIEGVMEVLPSVISAVITTCWFFMLFFLIEGQMGDFMSNIAFVVICTLLFSLIEGFFILPAHVAHSKDLEHGNKKNVLEKTSTAFFDFLKDKVYGPTLRFCINNKMISISVGIVILVLCGNLVKGGIVKVTFFPNVDQDNVVVALKLPAGTTEEVTQGLLTKIEKEAWKLNTELSAQREDGQMLVQSIARSISNSPNEGSLFISLLDGETRNMLSSDFGNQLRDKVGKVYEAESLTYGQKSIFGAAIQVGFVGENMEELRKAKDEFKEILEADSRLKNVEDNDQKGGLEFHIELLPKARALGVDISTVIRQIRQGYFGYEVQRLQRGTDEVKVWLRYTNQERESFSQLLNMKIRVGQNTYPLKELVKLEQKRVALKISHVNNQAKMEVSASLNDPNASATEIFDEAKDEIVPTILAKHPSVQVIYEGQSERAGDTTSSMKRWLPVILLLVFFTVVLTFRSFFQAAIVLLLIPFAFIGVVTGHWIHNLPISMLSLFGILAVAGVVINDSLVLVSTMNRLLKDGLSFMDAVYEASISRFRPILLTSVTTVAGLLPIVLETSLQAQFVIPMAVSLAYGLLSATFIMLLMLPPLLVVVNNLRRGWRWLWEGEKVAPRAVEPSVLEEEEE
- a CDS encoding TolC family protein — encoded protein: MKFKSIIMAFLWSSPILMLAQQQPIQLDDVVQTAIENNFNIKIAKNNIEVAATNATIGAAGFLPTIDFSGGYTYSNNNSKTTFSGNIPDQNEPAAASHNFNANLNLRYTIFDGLKPVYQLKKSKVDVQLSNTQYQQQIETTIYNVIQAYYNLALLQEDYRIATEKLELTKIQLKRIETQRKYGQGSEVERLNLLTSYNSDSTQLLRLKLNMRQAVRQLNKALGTEEVADDAIVQVDTELDLSLNYETVKEAALKNNLMVISAQQNIEKANLDYQITKTELFPKLNTTITYGYNGSRNDVGIVKTSDAFGPSVNLGLTYTIYGAGAVKRAKIQNRLNIKNQELNLELVQYDIEQSVKDAYSNHENNMALIPLEESNVVISKQSFDRITKAYNLGQASLLDYQRAELNYIQAQKQVITAKYNAKLSEWELRRLAGTIAK
- a CDS encoding phytanoyl-CoA dioxygenase family protein, with the protein product MLFLEKNGYQLLPLFISEATLQTLQSCSIALEGASPNIRKNVFCHSTSIKPIFKQIETSLKHKGLPCFMTDYCFYLSKSKQENWPLQFHQDINLPAYLQLDHSQKELWLNQGFWVRINLDFNDRQTGALKVIPQSHLKGKNSPFSKEEVVFLDANARDVILFSPLLYHGSDRMQQTAQRRVFQCFFQKSTFNSPQ
- a CDS encoding DUF998 domain-containing protein; amino-acid sequence: MTTIWQKRCYTLGVFGALQFIILTLVAMLVYPGGTLHEPYLEHYSFLYNFFSDLGRTVTFNHTSNWLTHWIFKTALGIGGTCLMVFFVALPNLFTQPTAKVFGLLTMIFGVLAGASYIGIGQVPWDIDYWGHRLYVRVGFLAFLAMTLFYTLAILREQAYPNRYAVAMAVFAIVLAIQIAIMFYATNAWHSNEALYLQAVAQKVVVYAEILCMLYQSYGALKLVK
- a CDS encoding RNA pseudouridine synthase, producing the protein MFQKLKVIEESPSFIVINKRAGLITERNPFEIITVESLVEEYLTTGKRTPYSLERNQVAASKNRKNFKAPTKPKNAAFVGVVHRLDRVTSGTMVFAKKKNSLKKLNDQLSSRKIKKTYLAILENEPPNKAGTLRHYLVKNQKAKRADIFKENKKGSVQCTLSYELLKSSANGHLVKIELQTGRFHQIRAQFGFIGCPIIGDEKYGATKKHLPLAICLHAWQLQFRDPISNEEVLCEAEVPRTRYWQDFSHIL